The following coding sequences lie in one Chlorocebus sabaeus isolate Y175 chromosome 29, mChlSab1.0.hap1, whole genome shotgun sequence genomic window:
- the LOC103231198 gene encoding gamma-aminobutyric acid receptor-associated protein-like 3, with protein sequence MKFQHKEDHPFEYWKREAENIRKKYPDRVPVILEKAPKARVPDLDKRKYLVPSDLTNGQFYFLIQKRIHLRPEDALFFFVNSTIPPTSATVGQLYEDSHEEDDFLYVAYSNESVYGK encoded by the coding sequence ATGAAGTTCCAGCACAAGGAGGACCATCCCTTTGAGTATTggaaaagggaagcagaaaatATCCGGAAGAAATATCCAGACAGGGTCCCTGTGATTTTAGAGAAGGCTCCAAAAGCCAGGGTGCCTGATCTGGACAAGAGGAAGTACCTAGTGCCTTCTGACCTTACCAATGGCCAGTTCTACTTCTTAATCCAGAAGAGAATCCACCTGAGACCTGAGGACGCCTTATTCTTCTTTGTCAACAGCACAATCCCTCCCACTAGTGCTACCGTGGGCCAACTGTATGAGGACAGTCATGAGGAAGATGATTTTCTGTATGTGGCCTACAGTAATGAGAGTGTCTATGGGAAATGA